A single genomic interval of Oryza sativa Japonica Group chromosome 7, ASM3414082v1 harbors:
- the LOC4344399 gene encoding two-component response regulator-like PRR37 codes for MMGTAHHNQTAGSALGVGVGDANDAVPGAGGGGYSDPDGGPISGVQRPPQVCWERFIQKKTIKVLLVDSDDSTRQVVSALLRHCMYEVIPAENGQQAWTYLEDMQNSIDLVLTEVVMPGVSGISLLSRIMNHNICKNIPVIMMSSNDAMGTVFKCLSKGAVDFLVKPIRKNELKNLWQHVWRRCHSSSGSGSESGIQTQKCAKSKSGDESNNNNGSNDDDDDDGVIMGLNARDGSDNGSGTQAQSSWTKRAVEIDSPQAMSPDQLADPPDSTCAQVIHLKSDICSNRWLPCTSNKNSKKQKETNDDFKGKDLEIGSPRNLNTAYQSSPNERSIKPTDRRNEYPLQNNSKEAAMENLEESSVRAADLIGSMAKNMDAQQAARAANAPNCSSKVPEGKDKNRDNIMPSLELSLKRSRSTGDGANAIQEEQRNVLRRSDLSAFTRYHTPVASNQGGTGFMGSCSLHDNSSEAMKTDSAYNMKSNSDAAPIKQGSNGSSNNNDMGSTTKNVVTKPSTNKERVMSPSAVKANGHTSAFHPAQHWTSPANTTGKEKTDEVANNAAKRAQPGEVQSNLVQHPRPILHYVHFDVSRENGGSGAPQCGSSNVFDPPVEGHAANYGVNGSNSGSNNGSNGQNGSTTAVNAERPNMEIANGTINKSGPGGGNGSGSGSGNDMYLKRFTQREHRVAAVIKFRQKRKERNFGKKVRYQSRKRLAEQRPRVRGQFVRQAVQDQQQQGGGREAAADR; via the exons ATGATGGGAACCGCTCATCACAACCAAACCGCCGGCTCTGCCctcggagtcggagtcggagatGCCAACGACGCCGTGCCTGGGGCTGGGGGTGGGGGCTACAGCGACCCGGATGGCGGACCAATCTCCGGTGTGCAGCGGCCACCGCAGGTCTGCTGGGAGCGCTTCATCCAGAAGAAGACTATCAAAGTCTTGCTAGTTGATAGCGATGACTCCACCAGGCAGGTGGTCAGTGCCCTGCTTCGTCACTGCATGTATGAAG TCATCCCTGCTGAAAATGGCCAGCAAGCATGGACATATCTAGAAGATATGCAAAACAGCATTGATCTTGTTTTGACAGAGGTTGTTATGCCTGGTGTATCTGGAATTTCTCTATTGAGTAGGATCATGAACCACAATATTTGCAAGAATATTCCAGTGATTA TGATGTCTTCAAATGATGCTATGGGTACAGTTTTTAAGTGTTTGTCAAAGGGCGCTGTTGACTTCTTAGTCAAGCCCATACGTAAGAATGAACTTAAGAACCTATGGCAGCATGTGTGGAGACGGTGCCACAGC tCCAGTGGCAGTGGAAGTGAAAGTGGCATTCAGACACAAAAGTGTGCCAAATCAAAAAGTGGGGATGAATCCAATAATAACAATGGCAGCAatgacgatgatgacgacgatggtGTAATCATGGGACTTAATGCAAGAGATGGCAGTGATAACGGCAGTGGCACTCAA GCGCAGAGCTCATGGACAAAGCGCGCTGTTGAGATTGACAGTCCACAGGCTATGTCTCCAGATCAATTAGCTGATCCACCTGATAGCACTTGTGCACAAGTGATCCACCTGAAGTCAGATATATGCAGCAATAGATGGTTACCATGTACAAGCAACAAAAATtccaagaaacaaaaagaaactaATG atgacTTCAAGGGGAAGGACTTGGAAATAGGTTCTCCTAGAAATTTAAACACAGCTTATCAATCCTCTCCGAATGAGAGATCCATCAAACCAACAGATAGACGGAATGAATATCCACTGCAAAACAATTCAAAGGAGGCAGCGATGGAAAATCTGGAGGAGTCAAGTGTTCGAGCTGCTGACTTAATTGGTTCGATGGCCAAAAACATGGATGCACAACAGGCAGCAAGAGCCGCAAATGCCCCTAATTGCTCCTCCAAAGTGCCAGAAGGGAAAGATAAGAACCGTGATAATATTATGCCATCACTTGAATTAAGTTTGAAAAGGTCAAGATCGACTGGGGATGGTGCAAACGCAATCCAAGAGGAACAACGGAATGTTTTGAGACGATCAGATCTCTCGGCATTTACGAG GTACCATACACCTGTGGCTTCCAATCAAGGTGGGACAGGATTCATGGGAAGCTGTTCGCTGCATGATAATAGCTCAGAGGCTATGAAAACGGATTCTGCTTACAACATGAAGTCAAACTCAGATGCTGCACCAATAAAACAAGGTTCTAATGGTAGTAGCAATAACAATGACATGGGTTCCACTACAAAGAACGTTGTGACAAAGCCTAGTACAAATAAGGAGAGAGTAATGTCACCCTCAGCTGTTAAGGCTAATGGACACACATCAGCATTTCATCCTGCACAGCACTGGACGTCTCCAGCTAATAcaacaggaaaagaaaagacTGATGAAGTGGCTAACAATGCAGCAAAGAGGGCTCAGCCTGGTGAAGTACAGAGCAACCTCGTACAACACCCTCGCCCAATACTTCATTATGTTCATTTCGATGTGTCACGTGAGAATGGTGGATCCGGGGCCCCTCAATGTGGTTCATCCAATGTATTTGATCCTCCTGTCGAAGGTCATGCTGCCAACTATGGTGTCAATGGAAGCAACTCAGGCAGTAACAATGGAAGCAATGGGCAGAATGGGAGTACGACTGCTGTAAATGCTGAACGGCCAAATATGGAGATCGCTAATGGCACCATCAACAAAAGTGGACCTGGAGGTGGCAATGGAAGTGGAAGCGGCAGTGGCAATGACATGTATCTGAAACGCTTCACTCAACGAGAGCATAGAGTGGCTGCAGTGATCAAGTTTAGACAGAAAAGGAAAGAGCGCAACTTCGGAAAAAAG GTGCGGTACCAGAGCAGAAAGAGGCTGGCCGAGCAGCGGCCAAGGGTCCGCGGACAGTTCGTGCGGCAAGCTGTGCAAGACCAACAACAGCAGGGTGGTGGGCGCGAAGCGGCAGCGGACAGATGA
- the LOC4344399 gene encoding two-component response regulator-like PRR37 isoform X2: protein MMGTAHHNQTAGSALGVGVGDANDAVPGAGGGGYSDPDGGPISGVQRPPQVCWERFIQKKTIKVLLVDSDDSTRQVVSALLRHCMYEVIPAENGQQAWTYLEDMQNSIDLVLTEVVMPGVSGISLLSRIMNHNICKNIPVIMMSSNDAMGTVFKCLSKGAVDFLVKPIRKNELKNLWQHVWRRCHSSSGSGSESGIQTQKCAKSKSGDESNNNNGSNDDDDDDGVIMGLNARDGSDNGSGTQSSWTKRAVEIDSPQAMSPDQLADPPDSTCAQVIHLKSDICSNRWLPCTSNKNSKKQKETNDDFKGKDLEIGSPRNLNTAYQSSPNERSIKPTDRRNEYPLQNNSKEAAMENLEESSVRAADLIGSMAKNMDAQQAARAANAPNCSSKVPEGKDKNRDNIMPSLELSLKRSRSTGDGANAIQEEQRNVLRRSDLSAFTRYHTPVASNQGGTGFMGSCSLHDNSSEAMKTDSAYNMKSNSDAAPIKQGSNGSSNNNDMGSTTKNVVTKPSTNKERVMSPSAVKANGHTSAFHPAQHWTSPANTTGKEKTDEVANNAAKRAQPGEVQSNLVQHPRPILHYVHFDVSRENGGSGAPQCGSSNVFDPPVEGHAANYGVNGSNSGSNNGSNGQNGSTTAVNAERPNMEIANGTINKSGPGGGNGSGSGSGNDMYLKRFTQREHRVAAVIKFRQKRKERNFGKKVRYQSRKRLAEQRPRVRGQFVRQAVQDQQQQGGGREAAADR from the exons ATGATGGGAACCGCTCATCACAACCAAACCGCCGGCTCTGCCctcggagtcggagtcggagatGCCAACGACGCCGTGCCTGGGGCTGGGGGTGGGGGCTACAGCGACCCGGATGGCGGACCAATCTCCGGTGTGCAGCGGCCACCGCAGGTCTGCTGGGAGCGCTTCATCCAGAAGAAGACTATCAAAGTCTTGCTAGTTGATAGCGATGACTCCACCAGGCAGGTGGTCAGTGCCCTGCTTCGTCACTGCATGTATGAAG TCATCCCTGCTGAAAATGGCCAGCAAGCATGGACATATCTAGAAGATATGCAAAACAGCATTGATCTTGTTTTGACAGAGGTTGTTATGCCTGGTGTATCTGGAATTTCTCTATTGAGTAGGATCATGAACCACAATATTTGCAAGAATATTCCAGTGATTA TGATGTCTTCAAATGATGCTATGGGTACAGTTTTTAAGTGTTTGTCAAAGGGCGCTGTTGACTTCTTAGTCAAGCCCATACGTAAGAATGAACTTAAGAACCTATGGCAGCATGTGTGGAGACGGTGCCACAGC tCCAGTGGCAGTGGAAGTGAAAGTGGCATTCAGACACAAAAGTGTGCCAAATCAAAAAGTGGGGATGAATCCAATAATAACAATGGCAGCAatgacgatgatgacgacgatggtGTAATCATGGGACTTAATGCAAGAGATGGCAGTGATAACGGCAGTGGCACTCAA AGCTCATGGACAAAGCGCGCTGTTGAGATTGACAGTCCACAGGCTATGTCTCCAGATCAATTAGCTGATCCACCTGATAGCACTTGTGCACAAGTGATCCACCTGAAGTCAGATATATGCAGCAATAGATGGTTACCATGTACAAGCAACAAAAATtccaagaaacaaaaagaaactaATG atgacTTCAAGGGGAAGGACTTGGAAATAGGTTCTCCTAGAAATTTAAACACAGCTTATCAATCCTCTCCGAATGAGAGATCCATCAAACCAACAGATAGACGGAATGAATATCCACTGCAAAACAATTCAAAGGAGGCAGCGATGGAAAATCTGGAGGAGTCAAGTGTTCGAGCTGCTGACTTAATTGGTTCGATGGCCAAAAACATGGATGCACAACAGGCAGCAAGAGCCGCAAATGCCCCTAATTGCTCCTCCAAAGTGCCAGAAGGGAAAGATAAGAACCGTGATAATATTATGCCATCACTTGAATTAAGTTTGAAAAGGTCAAGATCGACTGGGGATGGTGCAAACGCAATCCAAGAGGAACAACGGAATGTTTTGAGACGATCAGATCTCTCGGCATTTACGAG GTACCATACACCTGTGGCTTCCAATCAAGGTGGGACAGGATTCATGGGAAGCTGTTCGCTGCATGATAATAGCTCAGAGGCTATGAAAACGGATTCTGCTTACAACATGAAGTCAAACTCAGATGCTGCACCAATAAAACAAGGTTCTAATGGTAGTAGCAATAACAATGACATGGGTTCCACTACAAAGAACGTTGTGACAAAGCCTAGTACAAATAAGGAGAGAGTAATGTCACCCTCAGCTGTTAAGGCTAATGGACACACATCAGCATTTCATCCTGCACAGCACTGGACGTCTCCAGCTAATAcaacaggaaaagaaaagacTGATGAAGTGGCTAACAATGCAGCAAAGAGGGCTCAGCCTGGTGAAGTACAGAGCAACCTCGTACAACACCCTCGCCCAATACTTCATTATGTTCATTTCGATGTGTCACGTGAGAATGGTGGATCCGGGGCCCCTCAATGTGGTTCATCCAATGTATTTGATCCTCCTGTCGAAGGTCATGCTGCCAACTATGGTGTCAATGGAAGCAACTCAGGCAGTAACAATGGAAGCAATGGGCAGAATGGGAGTACGACTGCTGTAAATGCTGAACGGCCAAATATGGAGATCGCTAATGGCACCATCAACAAAAGTGGACCTGGAGGTGGCAATGGAAGTGGAAGCGGCAGTGGCAATGACATGTATCTGAAACGCTTCACTCAACGAGAGCATAGAGTGGCTGCAGTGATCAAGTTTAGACAGAAAAGGAAAGAGCGCAACTTCGGAAAAAAG GTGCGGTACCAGAGCAGAAAGAGGCTGGCCGAGCAGCGGCCAAGGGTCCGCGGACAGTTCGTGCGGCAAGCTGTGCAAGACCAACAACAGCAGGGTGGTGGGCGCGAAGCGGCAGCGGACAGATGA
- the LOC4344399 gene encoding two-component response regulator-like PRR37 isoform X3, with the protein MQNSIDLVLTEVVMPGVSGISLLSRIMNHNICKNIPVIMMSSNDAMGTVFKCLSKGAVDFLVKPIRKNELKNLWQHVWRRCHSSSGSGSESGIQTQKCAKSKSGDESNNNNGSNDDDDDDGVIMGLNARDGSDNGSGTQAQSSWTKRAVEIDSPQAMSPDQLADPPDSTCAQVIHLKSDICSNRWLPCTSNKNSKKQKETNDDFKGKDLEIGSPRNLNTAYQSSPNERSIKPTDRRNEYPLQNNSKEAAMENLEESSVRAADLIGSMAKNMDAQQAARAANAPNCSSKVPEGKDKNRDNIMPSLELSLKRSRSTGDGANAIQEEQRNVLRRSDLSAFTRYHTPVASNQGGTGFMGSCSLHDNSSEAMKTDSAYNMKSNSDAAPIKQGSNGSSNNNDMGSTTKNVVTKPSTNKERVMSPSAVKANGHTSAFHPAQHWTSPANTTGKEKTDEVANNAAKRAQPGEVQSNLVQHPRPILHYVHFDVSRENGGSGAPQCGSSNVFDPPVEGHAANYGVNGSNSGSNNGSNGQNGSTTAVNAERPNMEIANGTINKSGPGGGNGSGSGSGNDMYLKRFTQREHRVAAVIKFRQKRKERNFGKKVRYQSRKRLAEQRPRVRGQFVRQAVQDQQQQGGGREAAADR; encoded by the exons ATGCAAAACAGCATTGATCTTGTTTTGACAGAGGTTGTTATGCCTGGTGTATCTGGAATTTCTCTATTGAGTAGGATCATGAACCACAATATTTGCAAGAATATTCCAGTGATTA TGATGTCTTCAAATGATGCTATGGGTACAGTTTTTAAGTGTTTGTCAAAGGGCGCTGTTGACTTCTTAGTCAAGCCCATACGTAAGAATGAACTTAAGAACCTATGGCAGCATGTGTGGAGACGGTGCCACAGC tCCAGTGGCAGTGGAAGTGAAAGTGGCATTCAGACACAAAAGTGTGCCAAATCAAAAAGTGGGGATGAATCCAATAATAACAATGGCAGCAatgacgatgatgacgacgatggtGTAATCATGGGACTTAATGCAAGAGATGGCAGTGATAACGGCAGTGGCACTCAA GCGCAGAGCTCATGGACAAAGCGCGCTGTTGAGATTGACAGTCCACAGGCTATGTCTCCAGATCAATTAGCTGATCCACCTGATAGCACTTGTGCACAAGTGATCCACCTGAAGTCAGATATATGCAGCAATAGATGGTTACCATGTACAAGCAACAAAAATtccaagaaacaaaaagaaactaATG atgacTTCAAGGGGAAGGACTTGGAAATAGGTTCTCCTAGAAATTTAAACACAGCTTATCAATCCTCTCCGAATGAGAGATCCATCAAACCAACAGATAGACGGAATGAATATCCACTGCAAAACAATTCAAAGGAGGCAGCGATGGAAAATCTGGAGGAGTCAAGTGTTCGAGCTGCTGACTTAATTGGTTCGATGGCCAAAAACATGGATGCACAACAGGCAGCAAGAGCCGCAAATGCCCCTAATTGCTCCTCCAAAGTGCCAGAAGGGAAAGATAAGAACCGTGATAATATTATGCCATCACTTGAATTAAGTTTGAAAAGGTCAAGATCGACTGGGGATGGTGCAAACGCAATCCAAGAGGAACAACGGAATGTTTTGAGACGATCAGATCTCTCGGCATTTACGAG GTACCATACACCTGTGGCTTCCAATCAAGGTGGGACAGGATTCATGGGAAGCTGTTCGCTGCATGATAATAGCTCAGAGGCTATGAAAACGGATTCTGCTTACAACATGAAGTCAAACTCAGATGCTGCACCAATAAAACAAGGTTCTAATGGTAGTAGCAATAACAATGACATGGGTTCCACTACAAAGAACGTTGTGACAAAGCCTAGTACAAATAAGGAGAGAGTAATGTCACCCTCAGCTGTTAAGGCTAATGGACACACATCAGCATTTCATCCTGCACAGCACTGGACGTCTCCAGCTAATAcaacaggaaaagaaaagacTGATGAAGTGGCTAACAATGCAGCAAAGAGGGCTCAGCCTGGTGAAGTACAGAGCAACCTCGTACAACACCCTCGCCCAATACTTCATTATGTTCATTTCGATGTGTCACGTGAGAATGGTGGATCCGGGGCCCCTCAATGTGGTTCATCCAATGTATTTGATCCTCCTGTCGAAGGTCATGCTGCCAACTATGGTGTCAATGGAAGCAACTCAGGCAGTAACAATGGAAGCAATGGGCAGAATGGGAGTACGACTGCTGTAAATGCTGAACGGCCAAATATGGAGATCGCTAATGGCACCATCAACAAAAGTGGACCTGGAGGTGGCAATGGAAGTGGAAGCGGCAGTGGCAATGACATGTATCTGAAACGCTTCACTCAACGAGAGCATAGAGTGGCTGCAGTGATCAAGTTTAGACAGAAAAGGAAAGAGCGCAACTTCGGAAAAAAG GTGCGGTACCAGAGCAGAAAGAGGCTGGCCGAGCAGCGGCCAAGGGTCCGCGGACAGTTCGTGCGGCAAGCTGTGCAAGACCAACAACAGCAGGGTGGTGGGCGCGAAGCGGCAGCGGACAGATGA